One Corvus cornix cornix isolate S_Up_H32 chromosome 10, ASM73873v5, whole genome shotgun sequence genomic region harbors:
- the TTLL6 gene encoding tubulin polyglutamylase TTLL6 isoform X1 codes for MPTSLWSGRHGNAADPGAVRWRRPAAAAGEHGPGPTPGNSSGRGGGRRAAPPDRPAAPAGPEPRRKRSVPSINLSGCKYESVRRAAQHCGLKEAGENEEWTVYWTDGAVSLERLMEMKRFQKINHFPGMIELCRKDLLARNLNRMLRLFPTEYNIFPRTWCLPADYGDFQAYRSTKKTRTFICKPDNSCQGRGIFITHHLEEIKHGERMICQQYISEPFLIDGFKFDMRIYVLVTSCDPLRIFLYKEGLARFATMRYIDCSSRNLGDICMHLTNYAINKHNENFVQDDTMGSKRKLSTLNAWMAEHSYDTTKLWADIDDIVIKTLISAHPVLKHHYQSCFPNHTTGCACFEILGFDILLDRRLRPWLLEVNHSPSFNTDSQLDHEVKDALLCDTFNLINVHACDRKKVLEEDKRRVKERLLQANQTPRESRRREQESSQAAWLAQAETYENEHLGGFRRIYPGPGTEKYEPFFQQGRSLFQETAASKAREEHARQQLEEMRLKNEKLEAAIRKKKTERIQNKNTAPTTHLRSTKTWDRKVQRMQYNSMQPQDIVEHEEKRRVNALLQREKLIRDLGITDKLSRLLPTAEGGSSPQLRIPHTQGSCTLRSQLQFPWDALGDHNTRDLMMLLSFLGVPAQPLGDRITHSPRGKALLPHIPGPDPNDMHTLCVRGRSVPYHVRHEGPRALGGGWLRGRAAATQPCAQPKGLQLRDQQLPGIGTQAEGCDAGSLSSSHGGSCPPASPASPGQATGDGIFSCAVVQELPITTAVHMQHTHASYHGRASSCQCVTPCQHLAPCQCLTHSQHEKHR; via the exons ATGCCGACGTCTCTATGGTCCGGTCGCCATGGGAACGCGGCGGACCCGGGAGCGGTGCGATGGcggcggccggcggcggcggcgggggagcATGGGCCCGGGCCCACGCCCGGGAACTCCTCTGGGCGAGGAGGCGGCCGTCGCGCGGCCCCCCCGGACCgtcccgctgcccccgccggACCCGAGCCGCGGAGGAAGCGCAG TGTCCCCTCCATCAACCTGAGCGGCTGCAAGTACGAGAGTG TGCGGCGGGCAGCACAGCACTGCGGGCTGAAGGAAGCGGGAGAAAACGAGGAGTGGACGGTGTACTGGACAGACGGCGCAGTCTCTTTGGAGCGCCTCATGGAAATGAAGCGGTTCCAG AAAATCAACCACTTCCCAGGCATGATCGAGCTGTGCCGTAAGGACTTGCTGGCTCGCAACCTGAACCGCATGCTCCGGCTCTTCCCCACGGAGTACAACATCTTCCCCCGCACATGGTGCCTGCCAGCCGA CTACGGAGATTTCCAGGCCTACAGAtccacaaagaaaacaagaacattCATCTGCAAGCCTGACAACAGCTGCCAGGGAAGAGGGATTTTCATAACCCACCACCTGGAGGAGATCAAGCATGGGGAACGCATGATCTGTCAGCAGTACATCTCTGAG cctttcctcattGATGGATTCAAGTTTGACATGCGCATCTATGTGCTGGTCACATCCTGTGACCCACTCAGGATTTTTCTGTACAAGGAGGGCCTGGCCCGGTTTGCCACCATGAGGTACATCgattgcagcagcagaaacctg GGTGACATCTGCATGCACCTGACCAACTATGCAATCAACAAACACAATGAGAACTTTGTCCAGGATGACACGATGGGCAGCAAGAG GAAGCTGTCCACCCTGAATGCCTGGATGGCAGAGCACAGCTATGACACAACAAAGCTCTGGGCAGATATTGATGACATTGTTATAAAAACGCTGATTTCAGCTCACCCTGTGCTGAAACACCACTACCAGAGCTGCTTCCCCAACCACACTACTGGCTGTGCCTGCTTTGAAATTCTGGGCTTCGACATTTTGCTGGATAGAAGGCTGAGGCCATGGCTGCTGGAG GTGAACCACTCTCCCAGCTTCAACACAGATTCTCAGCTAGACCATGAGGTGAAGGATGCCCTTCTGTGTGACACCTTCAACCTGATCAATGTGCACGCCTGTGACAGAAAGAAGGTGCTGGAGGAAGACAAGCGGCGGGTAAAGGAACGGCTCCTTCAGGCCAACCAGACTCCCCGTGAGTCCAG gcgcagagagcaggagagcagccaggctgcctgGCTGGCCCAGGCTGAAACCTACGAGAATGAGCACCTGGGGGGGTTCCGACGCATCTACCCAGGACCTGGGACAGAGAAGTACGAGCCATTCTTCCAGCAGGGCAGGTCCCTCTTCCAGGAAACAGCAGCATCCAAGGCACGAGAAGAGCATGCCAG gcagcagctggaggagatgcgcctgaaaaatgaaaagctggaAGCTGCcatcaggaagaagaaaactgagaggatccagaataaaaatacagctccTACAACCCACCTCAGAAGCACCAAGACATGGGATAGAAAG GTGCAGCGCATGCAGTACAACTCCATGCAGCCCCAGGACATTGTGGAACatgaagagaagaggagagtgaatgctctgctgcagcGTGAGAAGCTGATCCGAGACCTGGGCATCACTGATAAGCTTTCCCGgctgctccccacagctgaGGGAGGATCCTCCCCACAGCTGAGGATCCCCCACACCCAGGGATCCTGCACCCTCCGGAGCCAG ctgcagtttCCCTGGGATGCCCTCGGAGACCACAACACCCGCGATTTAATGATGCTTCTCTCATTCCTGGGagtcccagctcagcccttgGGGGACAGGATCACGCACAGCCCTAGAGGCAAGGCCCTGCTGCCGCACATCCCAGGCCCAGATCCCAACGACATGCACACCCTCTGTGTTCGAGGCCGGAGTGTCCCGTACCACGTGCGGCACGAGGGCCCCCGGGCGCTGGGCGGGGGCTGGCTTCGGGGCCGGGCAGCGGccacccagccctgtgcccaaCCTAAGGGGTTGCAGCTGAGagaccagcagctccctggcatCGGAACCCAGGCAGAAGGCT GTGATGCTGGTAGTCTGTCATCTTCCCATGGAGGCAGCTGTCCCCCGGCTTCCCCCGCCAGCCCAGGGCAGGCCACAGGTGATGGCatcttcagctgtgctgtggtcCAGGAGCTTCCCATCACCACTGCCGTTCACATGCAGCACACACATGCCTCATACCATGGCAGAGCCTCGTCGTGCCAGTGTGTCACGCCATGCCAGCACCTTGCACCATGCCAGTGCCTCACACATTCACAGCATGAAAAGCACAGGTAG
- the TTLL6 gene encoding tubulin polyglutamylase TTLL6 isoform X2, with protein MPTSLWSGRHGNAADPGAVRWRRPAAAAGEHGPGPTPGNSSGRGGGRRAAPPDRPAAPAGPEPRRKRSVPSINLSGCKYESVRRAAQHCGLKEAGENEEWTVYWTDGAVSLERLMEMKRFQKINHFPGMIELCRKDLLARNLNRMLRLFPTEYNIFPRTWCLPADYGDFQAYRSTKKTRTFICKPDNSCQGRGIFITHHLEEIKHGERMICQQYISEPFLIDGFKFDMRIYVLVTSCDPLRIFLYKEGLARFATMRYIDCSSRNLGDICMHLTNYAINKHNENFVQDDTMGSKRKLSTLNAWMAEHSYDTTKLWADIDDIVIKTLISAHPVLKHHYQSCFPNHTTGCACFEILGFDILLDRRLRPWLLEVNHSPSFNTDSQLDHEVKDALLCDTFNLINVHACDRKKVLEEDKRRVKERLLQANQTPRESRRREQESSQAAWLAQAETYENEHLGGFRRIYPGPGTEKYEPFFQQGRSLFQETAASKAREEHARQQLEEMRLKNEKLEAAIRKKKTERIQNKNTAPTTHLRSTKTWDRKRMQYNSMQPQDIVEHEEKRRVNALLQREKLIRDLGITDKLSRLLPTAEGGSSPQLRIPHTQGSCTLRSQLQFPWDALGDHNTRDLMMLLSFLGVPAQPLGDRITHSPRGKALLPHIPGPDPNDMHTLCVRGRSVPYHVRHEGPRALGGGWLRGRAAATQPCAQPKGLQLRDQQLPGIGTQAEGCDAGSLSSSHGGSCPPASPASPGQATGDGIFSCAVVQELPITTAVHMQHTHASYHGRASSCQCVTPCQHLAPCQCLTHSQHEKHR; from the exons ATGCCGACGTCTCTATGGTCCGGTCGCCATGGGAACGCGGCGGACCCGGGAGCGGTGCGATGGcggcggccggcggcggcggcgggggagcATGGGCCCGGGCCCACGCCCGGGAACTCCTCTGGGCGAGGAGGCGGCCGTCGCGCGGCCCCCCCGGACCgtcccgctgcccccgccggACCCGAGCCGCGGAGGAAGCGCAG TGTCCCCTCCATCAACCTGAGCGGCTGCAAGTACGAGAGTG TGCGGCGGGCAGCACAGCACTGCGGGCTGAAGGAAGCGGGAGAAAACGAGGAGTGGACGGTGTACTGGACAGACGGCGCAGTCTCTTTGGAGCGCCTCATGGAAATGAAGCGGTTCCAG AAAATCAACCACTTCCCAGGCATGATCGAGCTGTGCCGTAAGGACTTGCTGGCTCGCAACCTGAACCGCATGCTCCGGCTCTTCCCCACGGAGTACAACATCTTCCCCCGCACATGGTGCCTGCCAGCCGA CTACGGAGATTTCCAGGCCTACAGAtccacaaagaaaacaagaacattCATCTGCAAGCCTGACAACAGCTGCCAGGGAAGAGGGATTTTCATAACCCACCACCTGGAGGAGATCAAGCATGGGGAACGCATGATCTGTCAGCAGTACATCTCTGAG cctttcctcattGATGGATTCAAGTTTGACATGCGCATCTATGTGCTGGTCACATCCTGTGACCCACTCAGGATTTTTCTGTACAAGGAGGGCCTGGCCCGGTTTGCCACCATGAGGTACATCgattgcagcagcagaaacctg GGTGACATCTGCATGCACCTGACCAACTATGCAATCAACAAACACAATGAGAACTTTGTCCAGGATGACACGATGGGCAGCAAGAG GAAGCTGTCCACCCTGAATGCCTGGATGGCAGAGCACAGCTATGACACAACAAAGCTCTGGGCAGATATTGATGACATTGTTATAAAAACGCTGATTTCAGCTCACCCTGTGCTGAAACACCACTACCAGAGCTGCTTCCCCAACCACACTACTGGCTGTGCCTGCTTTGAAATTCTGGGCTTCGACATTTTGCTGGATAGAAGGCTGAGGCCATGGCTGCTGGAG GTGAACCACTCTCCCAGCTTCAACACAGATTCTCAGCTAGACCATGAGGTGAAGGATGCCCTTCTGTGTGACACCTTCAACCTGATCAATGTGCACGCCTGTGACAGAAAGAAGGTGCTGGAGGAAGACAAGCGGCGGGTAAAGGAACGGCTCCTTCAGGCCAACCAGACTCCCCGTGAGTCCAG gcgcagagagcaggagagcagccaggctgcctgGCTGGCCCAGGCTGAAACCTACGAGAATGAGCACCTGGGGGGGTTCCGACGCATCTACCCAGGACCTGGGACAGAGAAGTACGAGCCATTCTTCCAGCAGGGCAGGTCCCTCTTCCAGGAAACAGCAGCATCCAAGGCACGAGAAGAGCATGCCAG gcagcagctggaggagatgcgcctgaaaaatgaaaagctggaAGCTGCcatcaggaagaagaaaactgagaggatccagaataaaaatacagctccTACAACCCACCTCAGAAGCACCAAGACATGGGATAGAAAG CGCATGCAGTACAACTCCATGCAGCCCCAGGACATTGTGGAACatgaagagaagaggagagtgaatgctctgctgcagcGTGAGAAGCTGATCCGAGACCTGGGCATCACTGATAAGCTTTCCCGgctgctccccacagctgaGGGAGGATCCTCCCCACAGCTGAGGATCCCCCACACCCAGGGATCCTGCACCCTCCGGAGCCAG ctgcagtttCCCTGGGATGCCCTCGGAGACCACAACACCCGCGATTTAATGATGCTTCTCTCATTCCTGGGagtcccagctcagcccttgGGGGACAGGATCACGCACAGCCCTAGAGGCAAGGCCCTGCTGCCGCACATCCCAGGCCCAGATCCCAACGACATGCACACCCTCTGTGTTCGAGGCCGGAGTGTCCCGTACCACGTGCGGCACGAGGGCCCCCGGGCGCTGGGCGGGGGCTGGCTTCGGGGCCGGGCAGCGGccacccagccctgtgcccaaCCTAAGGGGTTGCAGCTGAGagaccagcagctccctggcatCGGAACCCAGGCAGAAGGCT GTGATGCTGGTAGTCTGTCATCTTCCCATGGAGGCAGCTGTCCCCCGGCTTCCCCCGCCAGCCCAGGGCAGGCCACAGGTGATGGCatcttcagctgtgctgtggtcCAGGAGCTTCCCATCACCACTGCCGTTCACATGCAGCACACACATGCCTCATACCATGGCAGAGCCTCGTCGTGCCAGTGTGTCACGCCATGCCAGCACCTTGCACCATGCCAGTGCCTCACACATTCACAGCATGAAAAGCACAGGTAG
- the TTLL6 gene encoding tubulin polyglutamylase TTLL6 isoform X3 produces MEMKRFQKINHFPGMIELCRKDLLARNLNRMLRLFPTEYNIFPRTWCLPADYGDFQAYRSTKKTRTFICKPDNSCQGRGIFITHHLEEIKHGERMICQQYISEPFLIDGFKFDMRIYVLVTSCDPLRIFLYKEGLARFATMRYIDCSSRNLGDICMHLTNYAINKHNENFVQDDTMGSKRKLSTLNAWMAEHSYDTTKLWADIDDIVIKTLISAHPVLKHHYQSCFPNHTTGCACFEILGFDILLDRRLRPWLLEVNHSPSFNTDSQLDHEVKDALLCDTFNLINVHACDRKKVLEEDKRRVKERLLQANQTPRESRRREQESSQAAWLAQAETYENEHLGGFRRIYPGPGTEKYEPFFQQGRSLFQETAASKAREEHARQQLEEMRLKNEKLEAAIRKKKTERIQNKNTAPTTHLRSTKTWDRKVQRMQYNSMQPQDIVEHEEKRRVNALLQREKLIRDLGITDKLSRLLPTAEGGSSPQLRIPHTQGSCTLRSQLQFPWDALGDHNTRDLMMLLSFLGVPAQPLGDRITHSPRGKALLPHIPGPDPNDMHTLCVRGRSVPYHVRHEGPRALGGGWLRGRAAATQPCAQPKGLQLRDQQLPGIGTQAEGCDAGSLSSSHGGSCPPASPASPGQATGDGIFSCAVVQELPITTAVHMQHTHASYHGRASSCQCVTPCQHLAPCQCLTHSQHEKHR; encoded by the exons ATGGAAATGAAGCGGTTCCAG AAAATCAACCACTTCCCAGGCATGATCGAGCTGTGCCGTAAGGACTTGCTGGCTCGCAACCTGAACCGCATGCTCCGGCTCTTCCCCACGGAGTACAACATCTTCCCCCGCACATGGTGCCTGCCAGCCGA CTACGGAGATTTCCAGGCCTACAGAtccacaaagaaaacaagaacattCATCTGCAAGCCTGACAACAGCTGCCAGGGAAGAGGGATTTTCATAACCCACCACCTGGAGGAGATCAAGCATGGGGAACGCATGATCTGTCAGCAGTACATCTCTGAG cctttcctcattGATGGATTCAAGTTTGACATGCGCATCTATGTGCTGGTCACATCCTGTGACCCACTCAGGATTTTTCTGTACAAGGAGGGCCTGGCCCGGTTTGCCACCATGAGGTACATCgattgcagcagcagaaacctg GGTGACATCTGCATGCACCTGACCAACTATGCAATCAACAAACACAATGAGAACTTTGTCCAGGATGACACGATGGGCAGCAAGAG GAAGCTGTCCACCCTGAATGCCTGGATGGCAGAGCACAGCTATGACACAACAAAGCTCTGGGCAGATATTGATGACATTGTTATAAAAACGCTGATTTCAGCTCACCCTGTGCTGAAACACCACTACCAGAGCTGCTTCCCCAACCACACTACTGGCTGTGCCTGCTTTGAAATTCTGGGCTTCGACATTTTGCTGGATAGAAGGCTGAGGCCATGGCTGCTGGAG GTGAACCACTCTCCCAGCTTCAACACAGATTCTCAGCTAGACCATGAGGTGAAGGATGCCCTTCTGTGTGACACCTTCAACCTGATCAATGTGCACGCCTGTGACAGAAAGAAGGTGCTGGAGGAAGACAAGCGGCGGGTAAAGGAACGGCTCCTTCAGGCCAACCAGACTCCCCGTGAGTCCAG gcgcagagagcaggagagcagccaggctgcctgGCTGGCCCAGGCTGAAACCTACGAGAATGAGCACCTGGGGGGGTTCCGACGCATCTACCCAGGACCTGGGACAGAGAAGTACGAGCCATTCTTCCAGCAGGGCAGGTCCCTCTTCCAGGAAACAGCAGCATCCAAGGCACGAGAAGAGCATGCCAG gcagcagctggaggagatgcgcctgaaaaatgaaaagctggaAGCTGCcatcaggaagaagaaaactgagaggatccagaataaaaatacagctccTACAACCCACCTCAGAAGCACCAAGACATGGGATAGAAAG GTGCAGCGCATGCAGTACAACTCCATGCAGCCCCAGGACATTGTGGAACatgaagagaagaggagagtgaatgctctgctgcagcGTGAGAAGCTGATCCGAGACCTGGGCATCACTGATAAGCTTTCCCGgctgctccccacagctgaGGGAGGATCCTCCCCACAGCTGAGGATCCCCCACACCCAGGGATCCTGCACCCTCCGGAGCCAG ctgcagtttCCCTGGGATGCCCTCGGAGACCACAACACCCGCGATTTAATGATGCTTCTCTCATTCCTGGGagtcccagctcagcccttgGGGGACAGGATCACGCACAGCCCTAGAGGCAAGGCCCTGCTGCCGCACATCCCAGGCCCAGATCCCAACGACATGCACACCCTCTGTGTTCGAGGCCGGAGTGTCCCGTACCACGTGCGGCACGAGGGCCCCCGGGCGCTGGGCGGGGGCTGGCTTCGGGGCCGGGCAGCGGccacccagccctgtgcccaaCCTAAGGGGTTGCAGCTGAGagaccagcagctccctggcatCGGAACCCAGGCAGAAGGCT GTGATGCTGGTAGTCTGTCATCTTCCCATGGAGGCAGCTGTCCCCCGGCTTCCCCCGCCAGCCCAGGGCAGGCCACAGGTGATGGCatcttcagctgtgctgtggtcCAGGAGCTTCCCATCACCACTGCCGTTCACATGCAGCACACACATGCCTCATACCATGGCAGAGCCTCGTCGTGCCAGTGTGTCACGCCATGCCAGCACCTTGCACCATGCCAGTGCCTCACACATTCACAGCATGAAAAGCACAGGTAG
- the HDDC3 gene encoding guanosine-3',5'-bis(diphosphate) 3'-pyrophosphohydrolase MESH1 isoform X1 — protein sequence MAVLLQRGAAGGPALRQGPAAGGGGVARGPGAAGPGAGGDGEVRERSAGVRGLCRPGALTRVTRRARRRRAAARMERLRRELGGGRRAPDRALTWQAMEQLRFLRQELPEGVAVGAPGPGLWRQHRRGAAGAAEPRLPLTTPPPAAGPAGTEAPPRRHRDGDRDGERGTDTRCTPPTGRCCTGCRGAGAGRAQHAINGVGTRLRLCCFRRAGRGLRGRGNGLRGAGPGHRGGGDGLRGAGPGHRGGGDGLRGAGPGQRGGGMGSEAPALGSAAAGMGSEMARLLEAVDFAARKHKAQRRKDPEGTPYINHPIGVARILAHEAGVTDIVVLQAALLHDTVEDTDTTFSEIEEWFGAEVRRVVEEVTDDKTLPKTERKRLQVERAPLCSRRAKLVKLADKLYNLRDLNRCTPQGWSAERVQEYFRWAARVVSGLRGTSAALEGALQRLFEQRGVAA from the exons ATGGCGGTGCTGCTCCagcgcggggctgcgggcggtCCCGCTCTTCGCCAGGGCcccgcggcgggcggcggcggcgtgGCCCGGGGACCCGGAGCCGCCGGACCCGGCGCTGGAGGAGACGGAGAGGTGCGGGAGCGGTCGGCCGGTGTTCGGGGCCTGTGCCGGCCCGGGGCGCTCACGCGTGTCACCCGCagggcgcggcggcggcgggcggcggcgcggatGGAGCGGCTGCGGCGGGAGCTGGGCGGGGGACGCAGAGCCCCCGATCGCGCCCTGACCTGGCAGGCGATGGAGCAGCTGCG GTTCCTGCGGCAGGAGCTGCCCGAAGGAGTGGCCGTTGGAGCGCCTGGCCCAGGGCTTTGGCGTCAGCACCGACGTGGTGCGGCGGGTGCTGCGGAGCCGCGGCTGCCCCTCACCACGCCGCCGCCTGCGGCAGGACCAGCGGGCACTGAGGCGCCGCCGCGACGGCACCGGGACGGGGACCGGGACGGGGAGCGGGGGACGGACACGAGGTGCACGCCCCCGACGGGACGCTGTTGTACCGGCTgccgcggggctggggcgggCCGGGCCCAGCACGCAATAAATGGTGTTGGGACCCGCCTCCGGCTGTGTTGCTTCCGTCGCGCCGGGCGCGGGCTCCGAGGCCGCGGGAATGGACTCCGAGGCGCCGGCCCTGGGCACCGCGGCGGCGGGGATGGGCTCCGAGGCGCCGGCCCTGGGCACCGCGGCGGCGGGGATGGGCTCCGAGGTGCCGGCCCTGGGCAGCGCGGCGGCGGGATGGGCTCCGAGGCGCCCGCCCTGGGCTCCGCGGCGGCGGGGATGGGTTCTGAGATGGCGCGGCTGCTGGAGGCGGTGGACTTTGCAGCCAGGAAACACAAGGCGCAGCGGCGGAAGGATCCCGAGGGCACCCCCTACATCAACCATCCCATCG GCGTCGCCAGGATCCTGGCGCATGAGGCCGGCGTGACGGACATAGTGGTGCTGCAG GCCGCCCTCCTGCATGACACAGTGGAGGACACAGACACCACGTTCTCCGAGATCGAGGAGTGGTTCGGCGCAGAGGTGCGGCGCGTGGTGGAGGAGGTGACGGACGACAAGACGCTGCCCAAGACCGAGCGGAAGCGGCTGCAGGTGGAGCGCGCCCCCCTTTGCAGCCGCCGGGCCAAGCTGGTCAAGCTGGCGGACAAGCTGTACAACCTGCGGGACCTGAACCGCTGCACGCCGCAAG GGTGGTCGGCGGAGCGCGTGCAGGAGTACTTCCGGTGGGCGGCGCGCGTGGTGTCCGGGCTGCGCGGGACCAGCGCGGCCCTGGAGGGGGCGCTGCAGCGCCTGTTCGAGCAGCGCGGCGTGGCCGCGTGa
- the HDDC3 gene encoding guanosine-3',5'-bis(diphosphate) 3'-pyrophosphohydrolase MESH1 isoform X2, which yields MERLRRELGGGRRAPDRALTWQAMEQLRFLRQELPEGVAVGAPGPGLWRQHRRGAAGAAEPRLPLTTPPPAAGPAGTEAPPRRHRDGDRDGERGTDTRCTPPTGRCCTGCRGAGAGRAQHAINGVGTRLRLCCFRRAGRGLRGRGNGLRGAGPGHRGGGDGLRGAGPGHRGGGDGLRGAGPGQRGGGMGSEAPALGSAAAGMGSEMARLLEAVDFAARKHKAQRRKDPEGTPYINHPIGVARILAHEAGVTDIVVLQAALLHDTVEDTDTTFSEIEEWFGAEVRRVVEEVTDDKTLPKTERKRLQVERAPLCSRRAKLVKLADKLYNLRDLNRCTPQGWSAERVQEYFRWAARVVSGLRGTSAALEGALQRLFEQRGVAA from the exons atGGAGCGGCTGCGGCGGGAGCTGGGCGGGGGACGCAGAGCCCCCGATCGCGCCCTGACCTGGCAGGCGATGGAGCAGCTGCG GTTCCTGCGGCAGGAGCTGCCCGAAGGAGTGGCCGTTGGAGCGCCTGGCCCAGGGCTTTGGCGTCAGCACCGACGTGGTGCGGCGGGTGCTGCGGAGCCGCGGCTGCCCCTCACCACGCCGCCGCCTGCGGCAGGACCAGCGGGCACTGAGGCGCCGCCGCGACGGCACCGGGACGGGGACCGGGACGGGGAGCGGGGGACGGACACGAGGTGCACGCCCCCGACGGGACGCTGTTGTACCGGCTgccgcggggctggggcgggCCGGGCCCAGCACGCAATAAATGGTGTTGGGACCCGCCTCCGGCTGTGTTGCTTCCGTCGCGCCGGGCGCGGGCTCCGAGGCCGCGGGAATGGACTCCGAGGCGCCGGCCCTGGGCACCGCGGCGGCGGGGATGGGCTCCGAGGCGCCGGCCCTGGGCACCGCGGCGGCGGGGATGGGCTCCGAGGTGCCGGCCCTGGGCAGCGCGGCGGCGGGATGGGCTCCGAGGCGCCCGCCCTGGGCTCCGCGGCGGCGGGGATGGGTTCTGAGATGGCGCGGCTGCTGGAGGCGGTGGACTTTGCAGCCAGGAAACACAAGGCGCAGCGGCGGAAGGATCCCGAGGGCACCCCCTACATCAACCATCCCATCG GCGTCGCCAGGATCCTGGCGCATGAGGCCGGCGTGACGGACATAGTGGTGCTGCAG GCCGCCCTCCTGCATGACACAGTGGAGGACACAGACACCACGTTCTCCGAGATCGAGGAGTGGTTCGGCGCAGAGGTGCGGCGCGTGGTGGAGGAGGTGACGGACGACAAGACGCTGCCCAAGACCGAGCGGAAGCGGCTGCAGGTGGAGCGCGCCCCCCTTTGCAGCCGCCGGGCCAAGCTGGTCAAGCTGGCGGACAAGCTGTACAACCTGCGGGACCTGAACCGCTGCACGCCGCAAG GGTGGTCGGCGGAGCGCGTGCAGGAGTACTTCCGGTGGGCGGCGCGCGTGGTGTCCGGGCTGCGCGGGACCAGCGCGGCCCTGGAGGGGGCGCTGCAGCGCCTGTTCGAGCAGCGCGGCGTGGCCGCGTGa